A genomic segment from Lycium ferocissimum isolate CSIRO_LF1 unplaced genomic scaffold, AGI_CSIRO_Lferr_CH_V1 ctg5432, whole genome shotgun sequence encodes:
- the LOC132044899 gene encoding UPF0481 protein At3g47200-like — MAHYIEITQMDHQVPLLDQTSVNEATEYEMNEGRKMDHIIEMKETNGQDPSGSQTNKSINQIFDEKFKKLDNSSVKSTTIFKVSVKLRESNPDAYKPKLISIGPYHRHNPDLRSIEKYKLMYLQRFLRRKEGIDVESCIRELEELKDEARKCYDDIEDLDSDSSTGQFLQMLLLDGCFVVEFIRECYGEIPTEEDPIINAACIYYQVRRDLMLLENQLPFFVLTKLHDMTKDVDETEDVDETSFPIMVKRTFLPFLPKFTPTSFLKTECNAENIKHLLQLVHMSCYPSEMKTSIIRNSRMREVERDRAYCRKSLCWNLLPKFRSKETPIDRDHHMPWHDIMPNVTELCEAGVSFTKVGTIYRHLDKDNLEDNTSLFDIKFENGLMKIPCFEVSDDTEATLRNLIAYEQQSSHVSPKYFSDYAIFMDRLVDSERDVSLLRQKGIIRNIIGEDKEVAMLFNKIGKGISISHDFYYKEDCKKIVQHCEKPWNRMKANLRSNYFHSPWAGVSTVAAIILLLLTATQTVLSVLSVIK; from the exons ATGGCACATTATATTGAGATTACCCAAATGGATCATCAAGTTCCACTACTTGATCAAACTTCTGTAAATGAAGCTACAGAGTATGAG ATGAATGAAGGGAGAAAAATGGATCATATAATCGAGATGAAGGAAACAAATGGTCAAGATCCATCAGGATCGCAAACAAATAAATCTATAAATCAAATCTTTGatgaaaaatttaagaaattagaCAACTCGTCTGTCAAATCCACCACCATATTCAAAGTGTCTGTGAAGCTGCGTGAATCAAATCCAGatgcttataagccaaaattgATTTCCATTGGTCCTTACCATAGACACAATCCTGATCTTCGCTCCATCGAAAAGTACAAACTGATGTACCTACAAAGATTTCTCCGAAGGAAAGAGGGGATTGATGTGGAAAGTTGCATCAGAGAATTGGAGGAACTGAAGGATGAAGCACGTAAGTGTTATGATGACATAGAAGACCTTGATAGTGACAGCAGCACTGGTCAATTTTTGCAAATGTTATTACTTGATGGTTGTTTTGTGGTTGAGTTTATTCGAGAGTGTTACGGAGAGATCCCAACTGAAGAAGACCCAATAATCAATGCAGCCTGCATATACTATCAAGTAAGGCGGGACTTGATGTTACTTGAAAATCAGCTTCCTTTCTTTGTACTCACCAAGCTTCATGACATGACAAAGGACGTTGATGAAACAGAGGACGTTGATGAAACATCATTCCCAATAATGGTGAAGCgtacctttcttcctttcttaCCGAAGTTTACACCAACATCCTTTCTTAAGACGGAATGTAATGCGGAAAATATCAAACACTTACTTCAATTAGTACACATGTCATGTTACCCTTCAGAGATGAAAACTAGCATAATTAGGAATTCTCGCATGAGAGAAGTAGAAAGGGACAGAGCTTATTGCAGGAAAAGCTTATGCTGGAATCTGTTGCCAAAATTTAggtcaaaagaaacaccaataGATAGGGACCACCACATGCCATGGCACGACATCATGCCAAATGTAACAGAGCTTTGCGAAGCTGGAGTCAGCTTTACAAAGGTTGGAACTATTTATAGACATTTGGACAAAGACAACCTTGAAGATAACACAAGTTTATTTGACATTAAGTTCGAGAATGGGTTGATGAAAATTCCTTGTTTTGAAGTCTCCGATGATACGGAGGCTACGTTGAGAAATCTAATAGCTTATGAGCAACAATCATCTCATGTGAGTCCTAAATATTTCTCTGATTACGCAATTTTCATGGATCGTCTTGTCGACTCAGAAAGAGATGTGAGTTTGCTTCGTCAAAAAGGAATCATTAGAAACATAATAGGAGAGGACAAAGAAGTGGCTATGCTCTTTAACAAAATAGGGAAAGGGATCAGTATTTCACATGACTTCTATTATAAAGAAGATTGCAAAAAAATAGTTCAACATTGTGAAAAACCATGGAACCGAATGAAGGCAAATTTGAGGAGCAATTATTTTCATAGTCCTTGGGCAGGAGTTTCAACAGTGGCAGCCATCATACTCCTCTTACTCACAGCTACACAGACAGTTCTATCTGTCCTAAGTGTCATTAAGTAG
- the LOC132044901 gene encoding transcription factor SRM1-like: MTVAKSRSSVWSREQDIAFENALATYPEDSAFRWEKIAADVPGKTLEEVKNHYELLLDDVSRIEAGCVPLPCYNSFSDRSLSHGGDERTGKKSGTSGRLNGESNDGGKSTRLDQDRRKGIAWTEDEHRLFLLGLEKYGKGDWRSISRNFVMTRTPTQVASHAQKYFIRLNSMNKDRRRTSIYDITSVNDGDVSVSQGPITGQTIGAGAGVSSGKSNKQSSMAPIAPLGVGIYGTSTIGQPVTGSLVNAVGQRRIQDLNIMGSSSGFYHNPS, translated from the exons ATGACAGTAGCTAAATCAAGAAGCTCAGTATGGAGCAGAGAGCAAGATATAGCATTTGAGAATGCATTGGCAACTTATCCTGAAGATTCTGCATTTAGGTGGGAGAAAATTGCAGCTGATGTTCCAGGGAAAACCTTAGAAGAAGTTAAGAATCATTATGAACTCTTACTCGATGATGTGAGCCGGATCGAGGCTGGTTGTGTGCCTTTGCCTTGCTACAACTCTTTTTCTGACAGGTCTTTGAGCCATGGTGGTGATGAAAGAACAGGCAAGAAGAGCGGGACTTCAGGGAGGTTAAACGGTGAGTCGAATGATGGAGGTAAATCTACAAGGTTGGATCAGGACCGTCGTAAAGGGATTGCTTGGACAGAGGATGAGCACAG ATTGTTCCTTCTTGGTCTGGAGAAGTACGGAAAAGGTGATTGGCGAAGCATTTCTCGGAACTTTGTCATGACAAGAACTCCCACCCAAGTGGCCAGTCATGCCCAAAAATACTTCATACGTTTAAACTCGATGAACAAGGATAGAAGACGAACAAGTATATATGACATTACAAGTGTTAATGATGGAGATGTTTCAGTATCTCAAGGTCCAATCACTGGTCAAACAATTGGTGCTGGAGCAGGAGTTTCTTCTGgcaaatcaaacaaacaatCTTCAATGGCACCAATTGCTCCCCTTGGAGTTGGCATATATGGAACGAGCACTATCGGACAACCTGTAACAGGATCACTTGTTAATGCGGTTGGTCAAAGGCGAATTCAGGATTTGAACATCATGGGTTCGAGTTCGGGATTCTACCACAACCCATCTTGA
- the LOC132044903 gene encoding LOW QUALITY PROTEIN: uncharacterized protein LOC132044903 (The sequence of the model RefSeq protein was modified relative to this genomic sequence to represent the inferred CDS: inserted 2 bases in 2 codons) produces the protein MSPLTIPLHISPFPLTTIFTLPNKPRILIPQATFSSSQNSPLWTISDIVKAINGKIIKWGPPGTICTDTRTLVPGQWFLPLVGQNYDAHNFITLKLATKGCVGVIGKWICEGWNNGFVKVEGDSISSLKRLGFYARNRFNGCLIGLTGSVGKTTTKSMVALVLESVGSVYCSPGNWNNEIGVGLSLIEMSRDVGFGVLEMGMSKKGEILELSRMCRPNVRVVLNVSAAHLEKFESLEEVSMVKGEILREAMPGDVCVLNGDDPLVMSLPVPVGVKKVLFGRKLGCDVRLVSSQIIDGGRGIQIVLEGFNEMVKFVISSPGLHLAINACSAAAVASALGVPLALAGKSLSKFKPVHRRSELEVAENGITIINDVYDASPASTQAAIDLLRNIDSKGKQIATLGDMLELGPTEFKFHELMIQSCCDACFDVVALVXRFLSVAEGIDCGQDIKLVCTTHAHEMAYKIISYLNSGDVVLVKGSRQIGMEVIVDATKSIHFDVPXCHSVMSKYD, from the exons ATGAGTCCACTAACCATTCCACTTCATATTTCTCCATTCCCACTTACCACAATTTTCACTTTACCAAACAAACCAAGAATCTTGATTCCTCAAGCtacattttcttcttcacaaaattCCCCTCTTTGGACCATTTCAGATATAGTCAAAGCTATTAATGGCAAAATCATTAAGTGGGGTCCACCAGGAACAATCTGTACAGACACTAGAACACTTGTACCAGGTCAATGGTTCCTCCCACTTGTTGGCCAAAACTATGATGCCCACAATTTCATTACCCTTAAATTAGCCACTAAAGGTTGTGTTGGAGTAATTGGAAAGTGGATTTGTGAGGGTTGGAACAATGGTTTTGTTAAAGTGGAGGGTGATAgtataagttctttaaaaagATTGGGTTTTTATGCAAGAAACAGGTTTAATGGTTGTTTAATTGGGTTAACAGGAAGTGTAGGAAAGACTACTACAAAGAGTATGGTGGCATTGGTTTTGGAGAGTGTTGGTAGTGTTTATTGTAGTCCAGGGAACTGGAATAATGAGATTGGGGTCGGGTTATCGCTTATTGAGATGTCGAGGGATGTGGGGTTTGGTGTTCTTGAAATGGGGATGAgcaagaaaggtgagattttgGAGCTGTCAAGGATGTGTAGGCCAAATGTAAGAGTGGTTTTGAATGTGAGTGCTGCGCATTTGGAGAAATTTGAGAGCTTGGAGGAGGTTTCGATGGTGAAAGGGGAGATTTTAAGAGAAGCAATGCCAGGGGATGTGTGTGTATTGAATGGTGATGATCCTCTTGTCATGAGCCTCCCAGTTCCGGTTGGAGTTAAGAAG GTCCTATTTGGccgaaagttggggtgtgatgTTCGTTTAGTTTCTTCACAAATCATAGATGGAGGTCGCGGTATACAAATTGTTCTAGAGGGGTTCAACGAGAT GGTTAAATTCGTAATCTCCAGTCCCGGCCTGCATCTAGCCATTAATGCATGTTCTGCTGCTGCTGTGGCTAGTGCTCTCGGTGTTCCTCTTGCTCTAGCTGGAAAATCCTTATCCAAATTTAAACCTGTTCACAGGAGATCGGAACTTGAAGTAGCTGAAAATGGGATTACAATAATAAACGATGTTTATGATGCAAGTCCTGCTAGCACTCAAGCTGCCATTGACTTGTTAAGAAACATCGACAGCAAAGGTAAACAAATTGCTACACTTGGTGACATGCTTGAACTTGGTCCAACAGAATTCAAGTTCCACGAGTTGATGATTCAGAGTTGCTGCGATGCCTGTTTTGATGTAGTCGCACTTG CAAGGTTTCTAAGTGTAGCTGAGGGTATAGACTGTGGTCAGGATATAAAACTGGTATGCACTACTCATGCTCATGAGATGGCTTATAAAATTATCAGTTATTTAAATAGTGGTGATGTCGTCCTTGTCAAAGGCAGTCGTCAAATAGGAATGGAGGTGATTGTCGATGCAACTAAGTCTATCCACTTTGATGTCC CTTGCCATTCAGTAATGAGCAAATATGACTGA